From one Plasmodium malariae genome assembly, chromosome: 12 genomic stretch:
- the ISU gene encoding iron sulfur cluster assembly protein, putative, with product MSSKIFSLFCKRNGGSLYGRFLNANSTNNCCYVNTRGYSDNVKDHFHKPRNVGSFDKNEKNIGTSIVGKASCGDVIKLQLKIEDNVIKDARFMAFGCGSAIASSSYATELIKGKTIDEALKIKNNDIASHLSLPPVKIHCSLLAEDAIKHAIKNYREKVIS from the coding sequence atgagcagtaaaattttttctttgttttgtAAAAGGAATGGGGGATCATTATATGGAAGGTTTTTAAATGCAAATAGTACGAATAACTGTTGTTACGTAAATACACGGGGATATAGTGATAATGTAAAAGATCATTTCCATAAACCAAGAAATGTTGGTTCTTTtgacaaaaatgaaaagaatatCGGTACATCCATAGTTGGGAAGGCATCCTGTGGAGACGTTATAAAATTGCaattaaaaattgaagaCAATGTAATCAAAGACGCGCGTTTTATGGCATTTGGTTGTGGCTCGGCTATTGCTAGTAGTTCATATGCAacagaattaataaaaggaaaaacgaTTGACGAAgccttaaaaattaaaaataatgatatagcCTCCCACTTGAGTTTACCACCTGTCAAAATCCACTGTAGCTTATTAGCTGAAGATGCAATAAAACATgctattaaaaattacagagaaaaagtaataagctga
- the APP gene encoding aminopeptidase P, putative: MVFHLNFLYKGNRINYVSACINVIRNFSSSKANSINNIINTNGTSSAGCTNSTNSTNSANSANSTNNFSNDFNNRDNNFDLSNQEKISGNFFKQKFRKIIEQSNKYLSEEKKDHTGEELYTMNSSSNNDNTMMKPYMERLNELKKIMKEKKIDMYILINNDEHNSEIINDKDKKIYYLSNYSGADGILIITQEQNILYVNTLYELQAQNEIDHSVFTLKISRITNKEEIFETISSLKFNNVAFDGKCTSVSFYEKLKTKVEDTYPDKTIEEKVIYEKDSIDDITNRDNLINFLILEKSLVEIKIPHDTGDKSIYIHERKFNGACAGEKIEKLRQHFAFDNKVVDKLFISELDEIAYILNLRGYDYKYSPLFYSYLYFEFNRENSDFDKIILFTTSKNLTPGAIRHLNTIHVTVMEYETVVEYLRDNVSSKTKLNKGDSNNDSATSTALTANSNSSVVVTGSQLNSRRNSTEEKTYEISLSPFINLIIYMLFDKEKILLQKSAIVDMKAVKNDVEIDNMKEAHVLDALALLQFFHWCDEKRKTKELFNETEISLKNQIDHFRSTKQNFLFPSFTTISAIGSNAAVIHYECTEATNTKISPSIYLLDSGGQYLHGTTDVTRTTHFGEPTAEEKRIYTLVLKGHLHLRKVIFTNYTNSMALDFLARENLFKHYFDYNHGTGHGVGLFLNVHEGGCSISPAAGTPLKPSMVLSNEPGYYMENKFGVRIENMQYVISKKRTDNNLEFLSFEDLTLYPYEKKLLDFSILTTDEIRDINEYHETIRKTLMPILKKNPTVYGQAIEKYLIEITDPIKIN, encoded by the coding sequence ATGGTATTCCATttaaatttcttatataaagGGAATAGGATAAATTATGTTTCTGCTTGCATAAACGTGATACGTAATTTCAGTAGTAGTAAGGCAAacagtataaataatataattaatacaaaCGGTACGAGCAGTGCGGGGTGCACCAACAGTACTAACAGTACGAACAGTGCGAACAGTGCGAACAGTACAAATAACTTCTCAAATGACTTTAACAACAGagataataattttgatcTGAGTAATCAAGAAAAGATAAGtggcaatttttttaaacagaAATTTCGTAAAATAATTGAGCAGAGtaacaaatatttaagcgaagaaaagaaagatcATACTGGCGAAGAATTATACACAATGAACAGTAGTAGTAACAACGATAACACAATGATGAAACCATATATGGAAAGATTAAACGAGttaaaaaagattatgaaggaaaagaagattgacatgtacatattaataaataatgatgaGCACAATTCAGAgataataaatgataaagataaaaaaatatattatttaagtaaTTATAGTGGAGCTGATggaattttaataataacacaagaacagaatatattatatgttaatacATTGTACGAATTACAAGCACAAAATGAAATAGATCACTCTGTATTTACACTTAAAATTAGTagaataacaaataaagaGGAGATATTTGAAACCATATCTTCtctaaaatttaataatgttGCTTTTGATGGAAAATGTACTAGTGTTTCCTTTTACGAAAAATTAAAGACTAAAGTAGAAGATACTTATCCAGATAAAACTATTGAAGAGAAAGTTATTTATGAAAAGGATTCCATTGATGATATCACAAATAGAGATAACttaataaactttttaattttagaaaaatcattagtagaaataaaaattccgCATGATACGGGtgataaaagtatatatattcatgaaAGAAAATTCAATGGTGCGTGTGCAGgagaaaaaattgaaaaattaagaCAACATTTTGCCTTTGATAATAAAGTAGtagataaattatttatatctgaATTGGATGAAATAGCATACATTTTAAACTTACGTGGATATGATTACAAATATTCTCCCTTGTTTTATTCATAtctttattttgaatttaacCGGGAAAATAGCGattttgataaaattattttgtttacgACATCGAAGAATTTAACTCCTGGAGCTATTAGACATCTAAATACCATTCATGTTACTGTTATGGAATACGAAACAGTTGTTGAGTATTTGAGAGATAATGTATCATCAAAGACGAAGCTTAACAAGGGTGATAGTAATAATGATTCTGCTACGTCCACTGCTCTAACGGCCAACAGTAACAGTAGTGTTGTTGTAACAGGTTCACAGCTGAATAGCAGAAGGAACAGTACGGAAGAGAAAACTTACGAAATATCGTTGAGTCCATTTatcaatttaattatatatatgctttttgataaggaaaaaatattgcttCAAAAATCTGCAATTGTGGATATGAAGGCTGTGAAGAATGATGTCGAAATTGATAACATGAAAGAAGCACATGTGTTAGATGCTTTAGCATTGTTACAATTTTTTCACTGGTGtgatgaaaaaagaaaaacgaaagagttatttaatgaaaccgaaatttctttaaaaaatcaaatagaTCATTTTAGATCAACAAAACAAAACTTTTTATTCCCATCCTTTACAACTATATCAGCGATAGGATCAAATGCTGCTGTTATTCATTATGAATGTACAGAAGCgacaaatacaaaaatttcaccaagtatttatttactaGATTCAGGAGGACAATATTTACATGGTACGACAGATGTAACTAGAACCACTCATTTTGGTGAACCCACAGCAGAAGAAAAGAGAATCTACACGTTAGTATTAAAAGGACATTTACATTTAAGAAAGGTTATCTTTACTAATTATACGAATTCAATGGCACTAGACTTTTTAGCAAGAGAAAATTTGTTTAAACATTATTTTGACTATAATCATGGTACAGGGCATGGGGTTGGTTTATTTTTGAATGTTCATGAAGGAGGTTGTTCCATATCACCAGCTGCTGGTACACCATTAAAACCTTCTATGGTCCTTTCTAACGAACCGGGATAttatatggaaaataaatttggTGTTAGAATTGAAAATATGCAATATgttattagtaaaaaaagaacagataataatttagaaTTTCTGTCCTTTGAAGATTTAACCCTTTAtccatatgaaaaaaaattattagattTTTCTATCCTAACTACTGATGAAATAAGAGATATCAATGAATATCATGAAACTATTAGAAAAACGCTCATGccaattttgaaaaaaaatccaACAGTATATGGACAAGCAATAGAAAAGTACCTAATAGAAATTACCGATCCAATTAAAATCAATTAG
- the PmUG01_12062400 gene encoding mitochondrial ribosomal protein S11 precursor, putative — protein MLKVMTLIRKDIFLRNNCDILADCNKIKKCGTTCSMGLAKVSSNTFKWYTTLSDEAVKAITNLKDVVKKQDKKKKNITRETLKNCQGHKRRYKLFGDREEFHNIDRDKNNLIIEPTDSFRAVITTSKNNVHIQVINKSKNYKTIFGSFAGNVGFTKSLQQSERCAYRIGENIAKKCRRLGIFSIDIKFRRIMRVETVLQAMYANNLNITQIIHEPRLPKCGLNSSKPRKRRRV, from the coding sequence atGTTAAAAGTTATGACTCTGATCagaaaagatatttttttaaggaatAATTGTGATATATTAGCGGACTGCAATAAGATAAAGAAATGTGGAACCACATGTTCAATGGGCTTAGCAAAAGTAAGTAGTAACACATTTAAATGGTATACAACCTTGTCAGATGAAGCAGTAAAAGCGATAACAAATTTGAAGGATGTGGTGAAAAaacaagataaaaaaaaaaaaaatattacaagaGAGACTCTTAAAAATTGTCAAGGTCATAAAAgaagatataaattatttgggGATAGAGAAGAATTTCATAATATAGATAGAGATAAGAATAACTTAATAATAGAACCAACTGATTCCTTTCGAGCTGTTATTACAACATCGaaaaataatgtacatattcaagttataaacaaaagtaaaaattacaaaaccATATTTGGTTCCTTTGCTGGTAATGTTGGATTTACAAAATCATTACAGCAAAGTGAAAGATGTGCTTATAGGATTGGAGAAAATATAGctaaaaaatgtagaagacttggaattttttcaattgatataaaatttagaagAATTATGAGAGTTGAAACTGTTTTACAAGCAATGTATGCTAATAACTTAAATATTACTCAGATTATACATGAACCTAGATTACCAAAATGTGGATTAAATTCATCCAAGCCAAGGAAAAGAAGACGTGTTTAA